Proteins encoded by one window of Anopheles maculipalpis chromosome 2RL, idAnoMacuDA_375_x, whole genome shotgun sequence:
- the LOC126568399 gene encoding uncharacterized protein LOC126568399, which yields MANLLPGPAGQTVAFCTVLLVAIVSGIACETFQFPEFVAIEGGGDGVACGGWIIDKVLRPRVLTTDACVQQRGVRSMRQLLVRYGSVEVTSRTASLAVDRKLAYEDDDHDQLIVLSTFGRLRRNPIPTSTDQLNRHNGTHILCWHRPLQAGDTHLHKTLLRVEPGQHRSVQELLNTLYCNSLNGYLLEGAMILDNLTPSAMVTLVPDTDSSTCGTKVDLLELRNLTSPASFAKKLIDSPLVEPAPDNSFTFTEPNSAFGYIVYVIFMGYCILYTVLFFIFGLMRAHPSTDL from the exons ATGGCGAACCTACTACCCGGTCCTGCTGGACAGACGGTAGCCTTCTGCACCGTACTGCTGGTAGCAATTGTGAGCGGTATTGCCTGTGAAACGTTTCAGTTTCCCGAGTTT GTTGCAATTGAAGGCGGTGGCGATGGTGTGGCCTGTGGAGGTTGGATTATTGATAAGGTTCTTCGTCCGCGCGTACTAACGACGGATGCGTGTGTGCAGCAGCGAGGCGTACGTAGCATGCGGCAGCTTCTAGTGCGTTATGGTAGTGTTGAGGTAACATCTCGCACCGCAAGTCTAGCTGTCGATCGGAAGCTTGCGTACGaggatgatgatcatgatcaGCTAATTGTGCTCAGTACCTTCGGGAGACTGCGTAGAAATCCGATTCCCACTTCCACTGATCAGTTAAATCGGCACAATGGAACACATATACTCTGCTGGCATCGACCCTTGCAGGCTGGAGATACTCATCTTCACAAAACCTTACTACGGGTAGAGCCCGGACAGCATCGTTCCGTTCAAGAACTGCTCAACACACTGTACTGCAACAGTCTCAACGGCTATCTGCTAGAAGGTGCAATGATTCTGGACAACTTGACGCCATCCGCCATGGTAACGCTCGTTCCAGACACGGACTCTTCCACCTGTGGCACCAAGGTGGACCTGCTAGAGTTGCGCAATCTTACCAGCCCGGCAAGTTTCGCTAAAAAGTTGATTGATTCCCCTTTGGTAGAGCCTGCGCCTGATAATAGTTTTACCTTTACGGAACCGAACTCTGCCTTCGGATACATCGTGTACGTTATCTTCATGGGTTACTGTATACTGTACACGGTGCTGTTCTTTATCTTTGGCCTAATGCGTGCCCACCCGAGCACTGATCTGTGA
- the LOC126568347 gene encoding trypsin-like, with the protein MDRKVRAVSILLGVFVLFCKGEQLVAATSNVASFPIEDIAAEEDTMRVLAKAFNADSVNPFLIGGGPAVVGAYPAQVAIQIGVTTFCGGTILNQNHILTAAGCVLDGNNNLIAANQFTVRAGVLTVDQNAPALAVQRVFPHPQYNPWTFENDIAVLRLTNNIVFPQVATPNMAPAELNHRIVRDGEICQVLGWNWLPTAQNVPLQMLNVPFSSRASCTSQHQGLLRDSMVCTELTVATHGVCAANRGGGLYCNDLLTGVISFGFGCGTNNTYTVHTQVRYFHHWIQQQFVRTDTPVAGPTPMPGVVGGGGDASTITLSLATIAVAIVSALFLS; encoded by the coding sequence atggaTAGAAAAGTGCGAGCGGTGAGCATTTTGCTcggtgtttttgtgttattttgtaAAGGAGAACAGCTGGTAGCTGCTACATCTAATGTAGCATCGTTCCCGATCGAAGACATTGCAGCGGAAGAAGATACAATGCGGGTGCTCGCGAAAGCCTTCAACGCGGATTCTGTAAATCCTTTCCTGATTGGTGGTGGACCGGCCGTAGTTGGGGCATACCCGGCCCAGGTTGCCATCCAGATCGGCGTTACAACGTTCTGCGGCGGTACTATCCTGAACCAGAACCACATTCTAACGGCCGCTGGCTGTGTGCTGGACGGGAACAATAATCTGATCGCGGCCAATCAATTCACGGTACGAGCCGGTGTGCTGACGGTCGACCAAAATGCACCCGCCCTTGCTGTCCAGCGTGTTTTCCCCCATCCCCAGTACAACCCGTGGACATTCGAGAACGACATTGCGGTGCTGCGGTTGACGAACAACATCGTGTTTCCGCAGGTTGCCACACCAAACATGGCACCGGCCGAGCTGAATCATCGGATTGTGCGCGATGGGGAGATTTGTCAGGTGCTCGGCTGGAACTGGTTGCCGACCGCACAGAACGTACCGCTGCAGATGTTGAATGTCCCATTTTCGTCTCGTGCGTCCTGTACCAGCCAGCACCAGGGTTTGCTGCGCGACTCGATGGTATGCACGGAGCTAACGGTCGCTACACACGGTGTCTGTGCTGCGAACCGTGGCGGTGGTCTCTACTGTAACGATCTGCTTACCGGTGTCATCTCGTTCGGGTTCGGATGTGGTACGAACAATACGTACACGGTGCATACGCAGGTCCGGTACTTCCACCACTGGATACAGCAGCAGTTTGTGCGCACCGATACCCCTGTGGCTGGTCCGACACCGATGCCCGGTGTagttggtggcggtggcgatGCCAGCACCATCACCCTTTCCCTCGCTACCATCGCCGTAGCGATCGTATCTGCCCTCTTCCTCAGCTAA